In Ctenopharyngodon idella isolate HZGC_01 chromosome 1, HZGC01, whole genome shotgun sequence, a single genomic region encodes these proteins:
- the prozb gene encoding protein Z, vitamin K-dependent plasma glycoprotein b — protein sequence MMESLICHLLFFTLIIHHVSSGDQHTVFRSGRRANMLLLRSRRANLFLLEEILQGNLERECFEEKCNKEEAREYFEDDKKTNEFWTKYYDGDQCISSPCKHGGTCKDGIGGYTCTCADMYSGTNCQTDKSQCPSAGPSACEHFCKPTTGAYRCFCARGFVLHSNGRSCSPHVQNPCGTTGTSSFCPDGRCPWEVRFVNGSGDVICHGVIVGRKSVLTSAACMSALQERHVTLAVRNSSAALRVSSWTPHKRYASGTEDNLAFLELKEPFPQHMSVVPLCLPEKDYSENILMRAGREGVVMGGASHSYLSLDDCRDSLNLTFLMTNKMFCMASDAPVRTRQMKCEVKSGSPVATVEGKTAFLTGLSLSDCDKGLVFTKLSRYLHWLRPLLHASEKELQQ from the exons ATGATGGAATCTCTGATATGTCATCTGCTGTTCTTCACGCTGATCATTCATCATGTGTCGTCCGGAGATCAACACACGG TGTTTCGCTCTGGTCGGCGGGCGAACATGCTGCTCCTGCGCTCCAGACGGGCGAATTTGTTCCTGCTGGAGGAGATCCTGCAGGGGAATCTGGAGCGAGAGTGCTTTGAGGAGAAATGCAATAAAGAAGAGGCCCGAGAATACTTTGAGGACGACAAGAAGACA AATGAGTTCTGGACCAAATACTACG ATGGAGATCAGTGCATCTCGAGCCCGTGTAAACACGGCGGCACGTGCAAGGACGGGATCGGCGGCTACACCTGCACCTGCGCCGACATGTACAGCGGCACCAACTGTCAAACTG ATAAATCCCAGTGTCCGTCTGCCGGGCCTTCAGCGTGCGAGCACTTCTGCAAACCGACGACGGGCGCGTATCGCTGCTTCTGCGCGCGGGGATTCGTGCTTCACAGCAACGGCCGGAGCTGCTCGCCTCACG TTCAGAACCCGTGTGGGACGACAGGGACGTCCAGCTTCTGTCCTGATGGACGCTGCCCGTGGGAG GTGCGGTTCGTGAACGGCAGCGGTGATGTCATCTGTCACGGTGTGATTGTGGGCCGTAAGTCCGTGCTGACGTCAGCCGCGTGCATGTCGGCGCTGCAGGAGCGGCACGTCACTCTCG CGGTCCGCAACTCAAGCGCAGCGCTGCGCGTCTCCAGCTGGACGCCTCACAAGCGGTACGCGTCCGGTACGGAGGACAATCTGGCCTTCCTGGAGCTGAAGGAGCCCTTCCCACAGCACATGTCCGTCGTCCCGCTCTGCCTGCCGGAGAAAGACTACAGCGAGAACATCCTGATGAGGGCCGGCCGAGAGGGCGTGGTCATGGGCGGAGCCAGCCACTCTTACCTCTCTTTGGACGACTGTCGTGACTCCCTCAACCTCACGTTCTTAATGACCAACAAGATGTTCTGCATGGCGTCTGACGCTCCCGTCCGCACCAGACAGATGAAGTGTGAGGTGAAGTCTGGgagtcccgtcgccacagtggAGGGAAAGACGGCGTTCCTGACGGGTCTGTCTCTGTCGGACTGTGATAAAGGACTCGTGTTCACCAAACTGTCCCGATACCTGCACTGGCTCCGGCCGCTGCTGCACGCGTCCGAGAAAGAACTACagcaatga
- the pcid2 gene encoding PCI domain-containing protein 2, producing the protein MAHITLNQYLQQVLEAIDSRDGSFCAEMLSFKHPHVANPRLQLSNPEEKCQQLLEPPYDEMVAAHLRCTFAVSNHDFVEAYKCQTVVVQSFLRAFQAHKEENWALPIMFAVTLDLRIFANNAEQQLQVKGKGKVGDMLEKATEQLMNCFRVCASDNRAGINDSKKWGMLFLINQLFKIYFKINKLHLCKPLIRAIDGSTLKDEYSMAQRVTYKYYVGRKAMFDSDFKPAEECLSFSFTHCHRSCQRNKRLILIYLLPVKMLLGHMPTHQLLKKYDLMQFADVTKAVSEGNLLLLNEALVKHETFFIRCGIFLILEKLKIITYRNLFKKVYHLLKTHQLPLDAFLVALRMMKVEDVDVDEVQCILANLIYMGHIKGYISHQHQKLVVSKQNPFPPLSSVS; encoded by the exons atGGCTCACATCACACTCAATCAGTACCTGCAGCAG GTTCTGGAGGCCATCGACAGCAGAGACGGGTCATTCTGTGCGGAGATGCTGTCCTTCAAACACCCGCATGTGGCCAACCCTCGTCTGCAG CTGTCCAATCCAGAGGAGAAGTGTCAGCAGCTACTGGAGCCGCCGTACGACGAGATGGTGGCCGCTCATCTCAG GTGCACCTTCGCTGTGTCCAATCATGACTTTGTGGAGGCCTACAAATGCCAGACGGTGGTGGTTCAAT CATTTCTGAGAGCGTTTCAGGCGCATAAAGAGGAAAACTG GGCTCTGCCGATCATGTTTGCCGTGACCCTCGACCTCAGGATATTTGCCAATAAT gcgGAGCAGCAGCTGCAGGTGAAGGGGAAGGGGAAGGTTGGAGACATGCTGGAGAAAGCAACGGAGCAGCTGATGAACTGCTTTAGAGTCTGTGCCAGCGATAA tcGCGCTGGGATCAATGACTCAAAGAAATGGGGAATGTTGTTTCTGATCAATCAGCTCTTCAAGATCTATTTCAAA atcAATAAGCTGCACCTGTGTAAGCCGCTGATCCGCGCCATCGACGGCTCCACGCTGAAGGACGAGTACAGCATGGCTCAGCGTGTCACGTACAAGTACTACGTGGGCAGGAAGGCCATGTTCGACAGCGACTTCAAAccag CTGAGGAGTGTCTGTCCTTCTCCTTCACACACTGCCATCGCTCCTGTCAGAGGAACAAGAGGCTCATCCTCATCTACCTGCTGCCCGTCAAGATGCTGCTG GGTCACATGCCCACACATCAGCTGCTGAAGAAGTACGACCTCATGCAGTTCGCTGACGTCACCAAGGCCGTgag CGAGGGGAACCTCTTACTGCTCAATGAAGCTCTGGTCAAACATGAGACCTTCTTCATCCGCTGCGGCATCTTCCTCATCCTGGAAAAGCTGAAGATCATCACTTACAGGAACCTCTTTAAGAAAGT GTATCATCTGCTGAAGACGCATCAGCTTCCTCTGGACGCCTTCCTGGTGGCGCTGAGGATGATGAAGGTGGAGGACGTGGACGTCGATGAAGTGCAGTGCATCCTCGCCAACCTCATTTACATG GGTCACATCAAGGGTTATATTTCCCATCAGCACCAGAAGCTGGTCGTCAGCAAGCAGAACCCGTTTCCTCCACTGTCCAGCGTATCCTGA